TGGTTGGCATAGTAGAAAAACAAGGATAAAAATACCGACAAATGGGATTAAAGGAATAAAAATATACAGCCAATTGTAGCCAGCATCACGCAAACGACGAACAGTTATAGCAATACCAGGTAAAACCATAGCAACACCATAGGCAAAAAAGATAAGTAGTAAAATAAGTCCAATAGTAAATAAATCGCTTGACCCTGTTTCAGCTGTCATTCTTTCAACCACTGCTTC
The DNA window shown above is from Streptococcus salivarius and carries:
- a CDS encoding DUF805 domain-containing protein, giving the protein MIEAYKKFWKGYVDFKGRSTPSDYWFAYSAHVLILFSCYLLEAVVERMTAETGSSDLFTIGLILLLIFFAYGVAMVLPGIAITVRRLRDAGYNWLYIFIPLIPFVGIFILVFLLCQPTKVEVPVKNVDNPRQ